The DNA segment TCTCGGGGCAAGGGATCACCTGCAATGCCATCGCGCCGGGGTTCTTTCCAACGCCACTGACCGCGCCCGTATTCAATGACCCGGAACTGGCCGCTGCCAATGCCGCGCGCACCGCGATCGGGCGCAACGGCGCGCTGGAAGATTTGCATGGGGCGACTGTGTTCCTGTGCTCGGACGCGGCGGGTTATATTACTGGCCAAACCCTGTTCGTTGATGGCGGATTTACCGCGAAATGAGGGATACCATGCGCGCGCTTGTCTATACTGGCCCCAACCAGATGATCGTCACCGACCAGCACCGCCCCGAACCGGGGGTGGGCGAGATGCTGGTGGCCGTCCATGCCGTGGGGATTTGCGGGTCGGACATGCACGCTTATCACGGCCATGACGACCGCCGCCCCGCGCCGCTGGTGCTGGGGCATGAGGCAGCGGGGTTGGTCGCATCCGGCCCGCGCAAGGGCGCGCGCGTGGCGATCAACCCGCTGGTGGTGGACCCGGACTGCCCTGCCGCTTTGGCCGGACGCCCGCATCTGTCACCGACCCGCGCGATTATTTCCATGCCGCCACGCCCCGGTGCGTTTGCGCAATTTGTCACCATCCCCGAACGCAACCTGTTGCCAGTGCCCGACAGCCTGAGCCTGCGGGATGCCGCGCTGAGTGAGCCTGTCGCTGTGTCGTGGCACGCGATGCGCATCGGGTTGGAACGGCTGGGCCTGCCGCACCCCCGCGTGCTGGTGCAAGGCGGCGGGGCCATCGGTGTGGCGGCCGCGCTGATTGCGCGCCATTTGGGGGCAGGCAGCATCCATCTGGCCGAACCCCATGCCGGACGGCGTGCCATGCTGGCAAGCGAGGCGGGGATCGAAACCTTTGACCCCACCACCCACGACCCCGGCGAAAGTGCCTTTGACCTGATTATTGACGCTGTGGGCGCAGTTGCCACGCGGCAGGCCGCCTCGCGGTTGGTGCGCCCCGGTGGTGTGATCGTGCATGTGGGTCTGCTTCCGGGGCAGGAAGGGTATGACATCCGCCGGATCACGCTTCAGGAAATCACCATCACCGGCAGCTATTGCTACACGCCCGACGATTTCCAAGCCGCGCTGAATGCCTTGGCGCAAGGGGCGCTGGGCCAACTTGCCTGGGTTGAGGCGCGCCCGCTAGAGGCAGGGCCACAAGCCTTTGCCGATCTGGATTCAGGTCAGGTCAATGCGGCCAAGATCGTGTTGGAGGTGGCGCAGGCGGGATAACCGGGCCGCGCGGGTATGGTGGAGATGCGGGGCGGCACATGTGCCACATCGCTTCTGAATATGGCGGATCAGCTCTCGTCCCACGGAATCACCTTCAGGTCCGGCCACCGGCTGCACCATTTTGCAACCTTGGCCTCGAATATCTCGCGTGTGATGAGCCGCTTGTTCGCTCTGACAACGCCGTCAAACAGGTCAGACAACCCATATGTTGCGCAAAGTTCCGTGCCTTGCCCCGTCGGGCGAAGGCCAACGGTTGTCGCGGTCGTGGGAAAGGTGCCAATTGCGTCCAAGGCGGATTGATAAGGCGGGATCGGAAAGCCAAACTTTGCCTCATACCAAAGGTGAACCCGCGCTTCGTTCTTCACGTCAATCCACACGGGAAGCGCTGCAAAGAGGTGCCGAATACGCTGCGCATGCCGCTGCTCGGTGTGTTCCGACAGATCGCTTGGATCGAAATACACAAGATCCAGATCGGAAATGCCATGCTCCACAGGCAGGCCGAACCGCTTATTCCACACGGTCTGCGCCAAACAGCCTGCCACCAGCCAGCAATCTGGCAACTCCAGAGCGCCCCATGCATTCCAGACCGCGTGGATGGATGGGTTACGCAGAACAGATGCTTCGAATAGGGGCGTATCGGATGTTTGCATGTAATTCTATCGCTCTGATCCGGCTTTGCCTGACGGCAATGCAGTGTCACCGTTATAGCAGCGGCATTGGGCGCACGGTCGTCACCTGACAATCTTGCAAGGACAGGCGGACCAGTCACACCTCGGTGTGATAATACAGGCTGGCGGTGTTGACCCAAGACAGGCGCAATTCCAACGGTGTGCCGCTGTAATCCAGTGCAACTCGGTGAACATGCAGCAACGGGGCGTTGTCGTGCAAAGCCAATTCGGTCGCGCAGGTGCCAGTTGCGCTGGCCGCCGTAATCTGTTCGCGCGCGCGGTGGACTGTGGCCCCGTAATCTGTCTGGTAAAGCTGATACAATGTGTTCGGCAGCAGTTCGGGCGTGCGTTCCAGCGCCCCGAAGCGCGCCGCGTCCAGCACGATATGCTCAAATATAATCGGTGTGCCATCAACTTCGCGCACGCGGGTGATGCAGACCACATCCGCGCCCGGTTTTAGCCCCAGCGCTGCGGCTTCGGGTGACGATGCAGCCCTGCGCATCCGCGACAAGACGCGGCTTTCGGGGTGCAGCGTGCTGCCATCGGGTCTGCGCAGGTTGAAGAAGCGAAACAGAACGGCATCGCTGTCATGGCTGGCAACGACTGTGCCTTTGCCCTGACGGCGCACAACAACCCCCTCGGCGGCCATATCCAGCAGCGCTTTGCGCAATGTGCCCACTGCGACGCCGTAATCTTCGGCCAGTCGCGTTTCGGGTGGCAGATAGGTCCCGGGCGACCATTCGCCTGCCTTGATGCGTGCCATTAGAAGGTCGCGCAACTGTCTGTGAAGCGGCATGGAGACAGGACGCAGGGGCGTTTGAGGAGTGTTCATTTGCTTTCCGTCTGTTGGTGATTGCATCAATATCTCCATTGACTTTACTATAACATTAAAACTATATAGTTTTCAAGCAGCATGAAGATACTCGAAGACAGGACCGCCCAGATGGATACAGTCCAGATTACACCGGAAGATGCAACAGCGCTGGTTATTGCTGCATTCTCCGCCGCCGGTATGCCCGAAGATCTTGCGCGCCCTGCGGCACAGGCTTTGGTTCTGGCCGAGCAGGAGGCGCTGCCTTCGCATGGGTTGGCGCGGGTGCCGTTCTATGCCGCACAAATGCGCACCGGCAAGGTTCAGGCGCAGGCCGAACCCAGCGTGACACGCGACGGGGCCGTCATCCGGGTTGATGCGCATTACGGGCTGGCCTTTGCCGCGATTGAGGCGGGCGCACAAGCGGCGCGCGACGTGGCCAAAGAACTGGGTGTCGCGGTCGTTTCGCTCACCCATTCGCATCATTTCGGTGTCGCGGGGCAAGCGGTCGAGCCTTTTGCCCGCGAAGGGATGATCGCCATGGCACTGGCCAACGCCCCTGCGGCGATGGCCCCATGGGGCGGCAATCGCGCGCTTTATGGCACCAACCCCATCGCCTTTGCTGCGCCCCGCGCAAGTGGTGCGCCACTGGTGATTGACCTGTCGCTCAGCCATGTGGCGCGCGGCAAGGTAATGCTGGCGCAAAAGGCAGGCACGCCCATTCCCGAAGGCTGGGCGATAGACGCCCACGGCAACCCCACGACCGACGCCGATGCCGCAATGGCGGGCACAATGGTGCCCTCTGGCGGGGCCAAGGGCGCGGCGCTTGCGCTGATGGTGGAATTGCTGACGGCTGGATTGGCGGGCGCGAATTTCGCCTATCAGGCCAGCTCGCTGTTCGATGACAAGGGGCCTGCGCCCGATCTGGCGCATTTCATCCTTGTGCTGGACCCGGCCCGCTTTGCCCCCGGCTTCACTGACCGGGCCGAAGCGATGTTCGCCGCCATCGAGGCGCAGGACGGCGCGCGCCTGCCCGGTGCGCGGCGCATGAGTGAACGCGCGGCGCGCGAAAACGTAATCGAGATGTCCCGGCAACTGCACGACACGCTGACGGCGCTTGCCCAAGGCTAATATCTGACACTCACAATCAAGGAGAGAGAGGACCATGATCGCTAATTCCCATCCACAACTGCTTGTCCACGACAAGGCTGACAATGTCGGCGTCGTCGTGGTCGAAGGTCTGACTGCTGGCACGGACATGCTGTGTGTCTGCACCGAGGACAATTCCGATTTCCACCTGACCGCGAAAGCTGACATTCCCATCGGTCACAAGGTTGCTCTGGTCGAGCTTAAGGAAGGCGACACCATCATCAAATATGGCGAAGACATCGGCAAGATGGTCGGGTCGGCAGAAGTCGGCGGCCATGTTCACACCCATAATCTGAAAACCAAGCGCTGGTAAGGGGGCAAATCATGGCTTTTGATTTCACACAAGAAACAGTCAAGGCATGGCGCCGCGAGAATGGCCGCGTCGGCGTGCGCAATCACGTGCTGATCCTGCCTGTTGACGATATTTCCAACGCGGCGTGCGAAGCGGTGGCCAATAACGTCAAGGGCACGATGGCGATCCCACATGCCTATGGGCGTTTGCAGTTCGGTGAAGATCTGGACCTGCATTTCCGCACCATCATCGGCACAGGGGCCAACCCCAATGTGGCCGCAGTGATCGTGATCGGGATTGAACCCGAATGGACCAAGATCATCGTCGATGGCATTGCCAAGACTGGCAAGCCGGTCGAAGGGTTCTGGATCGAGCAGAATGGTGATTTCGAGACCATTCGCCGCGCAAGCTGGAAGGCCAAGGAATATGTCCATTGGGCGACCGAGCTGCAAAAAGAAGATTGCCCGCTAACCGATCTGTGGGTGTCGACGAAATGCGGCGAATCCGACACCACCACGGGCCTGTCATCCTGCCCGACTGTCGGCAATATGTATGACAAGCTGATCCCGCATGGTCTGTATGGCGTGTTCGGCGAAACCTCGGAGATTACGGGTGCCGAGCATATCTGCGAAAAGCGTGCCGCCAGCCCCGAGGTGGGCGCGAAGTTCATGAAGACCTTCAAGGCCTATCAGGATGACGTGATTGAGCAGTTTAAAACTTCGGACTTGTCCGACAGCCAGCCCACCAAGGGCAATATCCTTGGCGGTCTGACCACGATCGAAGAAAAGGCGTTGGGCAATCTGGAAAAGATCGGCCGCACCAGCACCTATATCGACGTGCTGGAACCTGCCGAGGCCCCTGCCAAGGGCAATGGTCTGTATTACATGGACACCTCGTCGGCGGCGGCAGAATGCGTCACGCTGATGGCGGCTGCGGGCTATGTCATCCACACTTTCCCGACAGGGCAAGGCAATGTGGTGGGCAACCCAATCGTGCCGGTCATCAAGATTTCGGGCAACCCGCGCACGCTGCGCACCATGTCCGAACATATTGATGTCGATGTTACAGGTGTTCTGCGCCGTGACATGACCATTGATCAGGCAGGCGACGCGCTGATCGAGATGGTCAAGCGCACGGCCAATGGCCGCGTGACCGCTGCCGAAGCGCTGGGACATCGGGAATTCTCGATGACGAAACTCTACCGCTCGGCCTGATCTGGCTGTGCTGTGACAAGGGGCGGGCATTTGCCCGCCCCTTGCGTTTGTCCAGGAGGTTTGGATGTCCGCTCTGTCTCGTCTGCGCGCTTGGGGTGCGCCGCTCTTGCCCGGTGTCATGCTGTCGGCAACCATTGCGGCCGCTGCGGCCTTTCTGGGGGCGCATTATGGCGCACCGGTCATGCTGTTTGCGCTGCTGTTGGGCATGGCGTTCAACTTTCTGCACGAGGACGGACCTTGCCGCGCGGGCGTCGAGTTTTCTGCGAAGTTCATCTTGCGGCTGGGTGTGGGCCTGTTGGGTATACGCATTGCCTTTGATGATCTGGCGCAGATCGGGGTTCAGGGCGCGGGGCTTTTGATCGGGCTGATCGCGCTGACGATTGCGGCGGGTTTTCTTGCCGCCCCCCTGTTTCGCCGCCAGTGGCGCTTTGCCTTGCTGACAGGCGGGGCGGTGGCGATTTGCGGGGCATCTGCCGCGCTGGCGATTGCGGCGGTCATTCCCCATAACGACAAGACCGAGCGCAACACCCTGTTCACTGTTATGGCGGTGACGGCACTGTCGACCATTGCGATGGTGGTCTATCCGCTGCTGTTTCAGGGGCTTGGTTTTAGCGAAGTGCAGCAGGGGTTTTTGATCGGGGCGACCATTCATGATGTGGCGCAAGTTGTGGGGGCCGGGTTTTCAGTCTCGGACACTGCGGGCGAGATGGCAACCATCACCAAGCTGTTTCGCGTGGCCATGCTGCCGGTGGTGCTGATCGCCATTGTGCTGGTGCTGCGGGTGGCAGGGCCGGGGGCAGGGCAGGGCAAAATTCCGCTTCTGCCGTGGTTTATGGTGCTGTTCCTCGCACTTGTGGCCTTAGGGAGCGCGGTTGATTTGCCGGGCGCACTGGTGGCGCAGGTCGACACGGTATCGCGCGCTTGTCTGATCACGGCGATTGCAGCACTTGGGGTCAAGACCTCGCTCAGGGCCTTGACGGCGGTGGGCGGCGGGCATCTGGCCATTGTCGTGATTGAAACTCTGGCGCTGTTGGCGCTGGCCTCAACGGCGCTGTATGCGTTTGCGATTCTATGACAGCGCGGGGTCAAGCGCCGATCTGCGCAAGACCCAGTGCCCAAGCGCGCCGCTCAATGCGGCCAGCAGCAGCACCGACCCCATTTGCCAGACCAGCACCATCAGGGCTGCATCCTGCATGTGAAAGAGCCGCAGCGCAAAATTCCCGATGGCGGCGGCGGCCAGCCCCCCTGCCGCAAGGCTCCAGTTCGGATAGAGCACGGCACCGCGGCGCAACATCAGCGCCATGACCAGTGCCGGCAATGACCCGATCAGCGCGATATAGAAAAAGCACGCCATATCCGGCGAAAGGGCCAGCCCCGCCGGGCCAGCATTCACCCAGTCGCGCAAGCATCCGACCCCAAGCGCGCTGATCCATGCGGCCCCCGGCAGCAATGGCAATATGCGCAGCCATAAGGGGCTTGCAGGTATGGTCAGGGCCAGTGCCGCCACTGCCGCGCAAAACCCTGTCGCAAGTGCGGCCCCCTGTTCCAGCATGAAGCGCGGATCGCGCAATTGATCGCTCAAATCTGGTCGCAGCCCGATTGCCCAGACCATCGCGCTGGCAAAACCCAAGGCGACCAGCACCCAGCCAAAGGCCCGCCAGATCGGATGGGCCAGCAGCGCGACAGGGCGCAGATCTTGGCTGAGAGTGTCGATCAGTGCCGATGTCGTATGGCTGGCGTCGCGGGTATGTGTCATCTCTTGTCCTCCGTCCAGAGCACGGCCTTCATCTTGCGTTTGGCGCGGTGCAGAGCGACCTTCAGGGCTGAGGGTGTGGACTTGCTGATCTGCGCGGCCTCGTCCAGTGACAATTCGCGCAGGCGCAGCAGATCAAAGGCCTGCCGCTCGGTCGGGGACAGGTCTTGCATGGCGCGGCGCACGGACAGCAGGTTGACCACATTCTGCGCGGTGTTGTCCGCGCGCATGTCCGAGAACGCCTCGGCGATATCGCTGGCGGCAAGATGCAGGGCTGTGCGCCGCATATAGCGCCGCCCGTGATCGGTGATGCGCGAGCGCGCGATGGTCACGATCCAAGGCAGGAAGGGGCGCGCGGGGTCCCAACTGGCGCGGGCCCGGTGCAGCGACAGCAGGATATCTTGGATAATATCCTCGACATCCTCTGCCGATAGCCACGGGGCGCGGTGGCGCACCAGCCCGCGCATGCGCAGCGCCACCTGATCCAGCAACAGCCGATACGCCTTTTGATCGCCAGCTTGTGTGGCACGCATCAGCACCTCCAGCGAGGGGGGCGGGACTGGCGGTGTCTTGCCGGATTGTGCAGGTTTCATCGGATGCTCCGCTGGTGGCTACCTGTATTACGCGCGCAGGTGCGGCGTGGTTACACGTGGCACGCGGCAATAGTTCCCGACACAGCTTCATCGGTCAATCATGTTTCGGCGAAGGGCGCGCGTCGATATGCCCGCCCCAATGTGTCGAATATTCGCGCGGGTTTCGTTTGAAAGCCTGTGGCGCTGCGTTACTTGCCGTTGAGGATTGAGGGGGTTTCAGGTGGGAATTGGCGTGCAGGTCGAAACAGAGCGTTCAGATGTGCTTGTGATCGGCGCGGGCATGGCGGGGATCACATGCGCGCGGTCCTTGTCGGCGGCGGGCCAGTCTGTGCTGGTGCTGGACAAGGGGCGCGGGATTGGCGGGCGTGTGGCCACGCGGCGGGTGGCGCTTGGGGAAGACGAGGTCAGCTTTGACCATGGCGCGCAATATTTCCACGCGCGCGATGCGGATTTCGAAGCGGTGCTGGACAACGCCGGGGCCGCGATTTGGGATGATGGCGCGCAGACGCGCCCTCTGGTGGGCCGTCCCGGCATGTCGGCGCTGGCGCGCGCAATGGCGCTGGGGCTGGATATACGGCACGCCTGCGAAGTCACGGCGCTGGAGCGTGTGCGCGATGGATGGCATGTCACGACGCAATCGGGCGTATTCCGCGCCGCCCGTGTGATCGTGACCATACCCGCGCCGCAAGTGGCGGGGTTGCTTGGCCCCGACCATCCGCTTGTTGCCGCGCTGGGCGAGGTGCGCATGGCTCCGTGTCTGACCTTGATGGCCGCCTTTGCGCCAGACAGCCCGCGCCCCTTTGTGCATCGTCTGGACGAAGGGCACCCCTTGGCATGGATCGCGCAAAACAGCACCAAGCCCGGACGCAGTGCCGTTGCCACAACATGGGTGGCGCAGGCCGGAGCGGACTGGTCGGCCAGACATCTGGAACGCGCGCCCGATCATATCGCCGCGCTGATGCTGCCGCTGCTATGCGATGTGATCGGGGCAGACCCACAGGCGGTGCGCCATGTCAGCGCGCATCGCTGGCGCTATGCACATGTGACGCAGTCTTTGGGGCAACCCTTCTTGTGCAGCGCGGATCGCAGCCTTTATCTGGGCGGTGACTGGTGCCTTGGCGGAAAAGTCGAGGATGCGTGGGCCAGCGGTCACGCCCTCGCGCAGGATATACTGGCGCGCGCCGATGTGGGATGACCCGCGCCTTGCAGGGTTGGTGCGGTTGTTGCGCGCCGCAGCGCGCCCGCCGCCTGGTGCCGGGCGGATCGCACTGGCGCTTGCCTTGGGGCTGGTCACGCATGCCGTTTTCGCCTTGGGTGTGCTGGCGATGATCGTGGCCATGTTTTTTGGGCTGAGTGAAAGCTTCGGGCGCGTGCCGCAGCCCTATGCGTGGGCCGCGAATATCGCGCTGATCGTGCAATTCCCGTTGGCGCATTCGCTGTTTCTGACCGCAAAGGGCAGCCGGATACTGGCGCGGCTGGTGTCCGGCCCTCATGGGACGACATTGGCGACAACCACATATGCACTGATCGCGTCAGCGCAATTGCTGGCGCTGTTCACGCTCTGGACACCCTCGGGCATTGTCTGGTGGCGGGCAGACGGGGCGGCGTTTGTGCTGGTCTGCGCGGCCTATGCGGCGGCGTGGCTGATCTTGCTGAAGGCCAGTTTTGATGCGGGCGCCGAAGTGCAATCTGGCGCATTGGGGTGGATGTCGCTGATGGCGCGGATCGCACCACGCTTTCCCGATATGCCCACGCGCGGGCTGTTTCGCGTCATCCGCCAGCCGATCTATGTGGCTTTTGCGCTGACGCTGTGGACCGTGCCGGTCTGGACGCCGGACCAACTGCTGCTTGCGGTTGCTTTCACTGCGTATTGCCTGCTGGCCCCCCGCCTGAAGGAACGCCGCTTTGCCACACGCTATGGCGCGAGATTTGCAGCCTACCGCGCGCGCACCCCCTATGCCTTGCCAAGGATACCCAAGAATGACCCGCAATGACCTGACAATCTACGACAAAGTGGCCGATCGCTGGTGGTCGGATGATATCCGCTGGGTGCGCACGCTCAAGGCGATGGTGCCGGGGCGGCTGTCATGGTTCGACCGCCAGATCGACTGGTCCGGCAAGCGCGTGCTGGATTTGGGCTGCGCGGGCGGTTTCATGGCCGAGGCGTTGGCCGCACGCGGGGCGCTTGTCACAGGCATTGACCCCGCCGCGCAGGCAATCGAGGCCGCCCGCGCCCATGCCAGCGCCATGGGCTATGACATTCGCTACGATGTGGGCGTAGGGGAAGCGCTGCCTTACGCCGACGCTGCGTTTGACGCTGTGGTCTGTGTCGATGTGCTGGAGCATGTGCGCGATTTGCCCCGCGTGCTGGCTGAGGTTGCGCGTGTAATGACGCCTGACGGGCTGTTTTTGTTCGACACGATCAACCGCAACCCGCTGGCGCGTCTGGCAACCATAACACTGGCAGAGGATGTGCTGCGCCTGCTGCCCAAGGGCACGCATGACCCGGCGCTGTTCATCAAACCGGCTGAGCTGCGCGCAGGACTTGTTGACGCAGGGCTGAAGCCGGGGCCAGTTACAGGGCTTGGCCCGCGTGGGCTAAGTCTGCGCGGCGATCTGCGCTTCGGGCGTCTGCCCCTGACGACGATTCTGTATATGGGGACCGCGCGCAAGCCACCGGAGGGTGCGGGCTGAACCGCGATGTGACGCGGGTTTAATGGGATGCTCAATTTGTGAGCAAATCTTCAGAATCCGCTTAATATGTGTGCATTACTGCGGGGGCTTTGCCCCCAGCGATGTCCTGTTTGGGGTGCGGTTTTCCTAGGGATTCATGGCTGAGCAGGCAAACTGAACGCCTATAAGCCGATAATAGCAAGACTATTCCCGCCCTTGACCGCACCTTTTGCGCGGGTATGACGATTGCACAAGAACATCATACGCGTGCGAAAAGGAAATCCACCATGCGCCACTTCGCCGTTGACGCTGCCGGACGGACATCTGGCCATGCGCTGTAATCTTGCGCTTTTGTTTGCACTGGTGGTGGGCGTCATAGCACCTGCGCATGTCGCCCACAGTCATGCCGCAGTGCTGGACGCAGACGCTGCGCAGGCCATCCGGCTGCATGCCCGCTATGATACAGGCGCGCCGATGGCCCATGCGCAGATAATCATCTATGCGCCCGATGATTCAGAACAGGCTTGGGGGCTGGGGGTGGCGGATCGTGACGGGCGCTATGAGTTTATTCCCGATGCCATCGCCGGGCGCTGGTTGGTTCAGGTCCGACAGGCCGGGCATGGTGTCTCGGCATATGTCGAGATTGGCGAGGATGCGCCTGTGCTGATTACCTCCTCCGCGCCCGACACATGGGTGCAGCGGGCGCTGATGGTGGCGCTTGTGGCTTGGGGCGCACTGGGCACGGCCCTGTATGCCCGCAGCCGTAGGGGGAGGTCCGATGCATCTGCCTGACGGGCTTGTGCCGGTTGAACTGGCGCTGGCGGGATATGCCGGATCGGGCGTTTTGGCCGCTGTCGCGCTGTCGCGTATCAAACGTCTGCCGGACCCGTCCGCCGCAATCCCGCGCGCGGCAATGCTGACCACGGTTTTCTTTGCCGCCTCGTTGGTGGCTGTCCCTGTGCCGCCCGCGTCGGTGCATCTGATGCTTGCGGGGTTGCTGGGGGTGATGCTGGGCTGGTTCGCGGTGCCAGCCATACTGGTGGGCCTGTTCCTACAGGCTGTGCTGTTTGGTCATGGCGGGCTGACGACATTGGGGTTGAACGGGCTGATTCTGGGCCTGCCTGCGCTGCTGGCCTTTGGTATATGGCGCGCAGCGGGGCGGCGCTGGCCGGATATGGCGGCGCTGTGCGCGGGCAGCGGGGCGGTGGTGGCAGCCCTTGCGATCTTTGCGGGGTTTGTGCTGTTGGGCTTGCCTGTGGCACTGGATACCAGTGCAGAGCGTGTGGCGTTGCAGCTCTTCGTGTTGGCGCATGTGCCGCTGGTTCTGGCCGAAGGCGTGATCGTGTTGGTGCTGTTGCGGGTGTTGCGCCGGACCGCGCCGCAAATGCTGGCCCATGCCTGAGCGCGCGTGCCGCGCCCCCGCTTTAAGTGCGCGCGCGCGGCTGGTGGTGGCGTTCGGACTGGCCTTTGCCTTCGCATCTGTTCAAAATCTGGCGGCGCTGCCTGCGCTGTGGCTCATCGCCGGGGTGGGCGTGCT comes from the Roseinatronobacter monicus genome and includes:
- a CDS encoding zinc-dependent alcohol dehydrogenase, yielding MRALVYTGPNQMIVTDQHRPEPGVGEMLVAVHAVGICGSDMHAYHGHDDRRPAPLVLGHEAAGLVASGPRKGARVAINPLVVDPDCPAALAGRPHLSPTRAIISMPPRPGAFAQFVTIPERNLLPVPDSLSLRDAALSEPVAVSWHAMRIGLERLGLPHPRVLVQGGGAIGVAAALIARHLGAGSIHLAEPHAGRRAMLASEAGIETFDPTTHDPGESAFDLIIDAVGAVATRQAASRLVRPGGVIVHVGLLPGQEGYDIRRITLQEITITGSYCYTPDDFQAALNALAQGALGQLAWVEARPLEAGPQAFADLDSGQVNAAKIVLEVAQAG
- a CDS encoding nucleotidyltransferase family protein; amino-acid sequence: MQTSDTPLFEASVLRNPSIHAVWNAWGALELPDCWLVAGCLAQTVWNKRFGLPVEHGISDLDLVYFDPSDLSEHTEQRHAQRIRHLFAALPVWIDVKNEARVHLWYEAKFGFPIPPYQSALDAIGTFPTTATTVGLRPTGQGTELCATYGLSDLFDGVVRANKRLITREIFEAKVAKWCSRWPDLKVIPWDES
- a CDS encoding GntR family transcriptional regulator, encoding MQSPTDGKQMNTPQTPLRPVSMPLHRQLRDLLMARIKAGEWSPGTYLPPETRLAEDYGVAVGTLRKALLDMAAEGVVVRRQGKGTVVASHDSDAVLFRFFNLRRPDGSTLHPESRVLSRMRRAASSPEAAALGLKPGADVVCITRVREVDGTPIIFEHIVLDAARFGALERTPELLPNTLYQLYQTDYGATVHRAREQITAASATGTCATELALHDNAPLLHVHRVALDYSGTPLELRLSWVNTASLYYHTEV
- a CDS encoding Ldh family oxidoreductase, with the translated sequence MDTVQITPEDATALVIAAFSAAGMPEDLARPAAQALVLAEQEALPSHGLARVPFYAAQMRTGKVQAQAEPSVTRDGAVIRVDAHYGLAFAAIEAGAQAARDVAKELGVAVVSLTHSHHFGVAGQAVEPFAREGMIAMALANAPAAMAPWGGNRALYGTNPIAFAAPRASGAPLVIDLSLSHVARGKVMLAQKAGTPIPEGWAIDAHGNPTTDADAAMAGTMVPSGGAKGAALALMVELLTAGLAGANFAYQASSLFDDKGPAPDLAHFILVLDPARFAPGFTDRAEAMFAAIEAQDGARLPGARRMSERAARENVIEMSRQLHDTLTALAQG
- a CDS encoding UxaA family hydrolase, yielding MIANSHPQLLVHDKADNVGVVVVEGLTAGTDMLCVCTEDNSDFHLTAKADIPIGHKVALVELKEGDTIIKYGEDIGKMVGSAEVGGHVHTHNLKTKRW
- a CDS encoding UxaA family hydrolase, with the protein product MAFDFTQETVKAWRRENGRVGVRNHVLILPVDDISNAACEAVANNVKGTMAIPHAYGRLQFGEDLDLHFRTIIGTGANPNVAAVIVIGIEPEWTKIIVDGIAKTGKPVEGFWIEQNGDFETIRRASWKAKEYVHWATELQKEDCPLTDLWVSTKCGESDTTTGLSSCPTVGNMYDKLIPHGLYGVFGETSEITGAEHICEKRAASPEVGAKFMKTFKAYQDDVIEQFKTSDLSDSQPTKGNILGGLTTIEEKALGNLEKIGRTSTYIDVLEPAEAPAKGNGLYYMDTSSAAAECVTLMAAAGYVIHTFPTGQGNVVGNPIVPVIKISGNPRTLRTMSEHIDVDVTGVLRRDMTIDQAGDALIEMVKRTANGRVTAAEALGHREFSMTKLYRSA
- a CDS encoding YeiH family protein, which translates into the protein MSALSRLRAWGAPLLPGVMLSATIAAAAAFLGAHYGAPVMLFALLLGMAFNFLHEDGPCRAGVEFSAKFILRLGVGLLGIRIAFDDLAQIGVQGAGLLIGLIALTIAAGFLAAPLFRRQWRFALLTGGAVAICGASAALAIAAVIPHNDKTERNTLFTVMAVTALSTIAMVVYPLLFQGLGFSEVQQGFLIGATIHDVAQVVGAGFSVSDTAGEMATITKLFRVAMLPVVLIAIVLVLRVAGPGAGQGKIPLLPWFMVLFLALVALGSAVDLPGALVAQVDTVSRACLITAIAALGVKTSLRALTAVGGGHLAIVVIETLALLALASTALYAFAIL
- a CDS encoding NrsF family protein yields the protein MTHTRDASHTTSALIDTLSQDLRPVALLAHPIWRAFGWVLVALGFASAMVWAIGLRPDLSDQLRDPRFMLEQGAALATGFCAAVAALALTIPASPLWLRILPLLPGAAWISALGVGCLRDWVNAGPAGLALSPDMACFFYIALIGSLPALVMALMLRRGAVLYPNWSLAAGGLAAAAIGNFALRLFHMQDAALMVLVWQMGSVLLLAALSGALGHWVLRRSALDPALS
- a CDS encoding RNA polymerase sigma factor; the encoded protein is MKPAQSGKTPPVPPPSLEVLMRATQAGDQKAYRLLLDQVALRMRGLVRHRAPWLSAEDVEDIIQDILLSLHRARASWDPARPFLPWIVTIARSRITDHGRRYMRRTALHLAASDIAEAFSDMRADNTAQNVVNLLSVRRAMQDLSPTERQAFDLLRLRELSLDEAAQISKSTPSALKVALHRAKRKMKAVLWTEDKR
- a CDS encoding NAD(P)/FAD-dependent oxidoreductase, whose translation is MGIGVQVETERSDVLVIGAGMAGITCARSLSAAGQSVLVLDKGRGIGGRVATRRVALGEDEVSFDHGAQYFHARDADFEAVLDNAGAAIWDDGAQTRPLVGRPGMSALARAMALGLDIRHACEVTALERVRDGWHVTTQSGVFRAARVIVTIPAPQVAGLLGPDHPLVAALGEVRMAPCLTLMAAFAPDSPRPFVHRLDEGHPLAWIAQNSTKPGRSAVATTWVAQAGADWSARHLERAPDHIAALMLPLLCDVIGADPQAVRHVSAHRWRYAHVTQSLGQPFLCSADRSLYLGGDWCLGGKVEDAWASGHALAQDILARADVG
- a CDS encoding methyltransferase family protein, encoding MWDDPRLAGLVRLLRAAARPPPGAGRIALALALGLVTHAVFALGVLAMIVAMFFGLSESFGRVPQPYAWAANIALIVQFPLAHSLFLTAKGSRILARLVSGPHGTTLATTTYALIASAQLLALFTLWTPSGIVWWRADGAAFVLVCAAYAAAWLILLKASFDAGAEVQSGALGWMSLMARIAPRFPDMPTRGLFRVIRQPIYVAFALTLWTVPVWTPDQLLLAVAFTAYCLLAPRLKERRFATRYGARFAAYRARTPYALPRIPKNDPQ
- the ubiG gene encoding bifunctional 2-polyprenyl-6-hydroxyphenol methylase/3-demethylubiquinol 3-O-methyltransferase UbiG, encoding MTRNDLTIYDKVADRWWSDDIRWVRTLKAMVPGRLSWFDRQIDWSGKRVLDLGCAGGFMAEALAARGALVTGIDPAAQAIEAARAHASAMGYDIRYDVGVGEALPYADAAFDAVVCVDVLEHVRDLPRVLAEVARVMTPDGLFLFDTINRNPLARLATITLAEDVLRLLPKGTHDPALFIKPAELRAGLVDAGLKPGPVTGLGPRGLSLRGDLRFGRLPLTTILYMGTARKPPEGAG